The following proteins come from a genomic window of Candidatus Aminicenantes bacterium:
- the thrC gene encoding threonine synthase: protein MIETLECLSCGKAYPIDIHNPFCPIHGWPLLVRYEAKRRRIRKSAASIYERYAEFLPWHRFDPALSLGEGGTPLLPLHNLADDLGRPGLLAKNEMMNPTGSFKDRGTVVAVAMALELGFRSVGTISTGNMAGSTAAYAAKTGLKCLIFVKAGTSREKITAAAVHGASVIKVRGDYPTLFRRSFEIGRARGIYFMNSVDPFRIEGYKIAGYEIFESLGPRAFDGHRAVRIFVPVSAGGHLIGLIRAFLDLKEIGAIQALPRFIGVQAAGCAPVAQAFEQGRDTVKRFLRPHTIAHAISNPFPPGGDLALRILRAGKGTMAAVTEREILRAQTQLAAREGLFCDPASAVTLAAAHKLGPGRGFDVLILTGSGLKTVEDVDAKALDVSERNLDDL, encoded by the coding sequence ATGATTGAAACCCTGGAATGCCTGTCCTGCGGGAAAGCCTATCCTATCGATATCCATAATCCTTTTTGTCCCATCCACGGCTGGCCTCTGCTCGTCCGTTATGAGGCCAAACGCAGGCGGATCCGAAAATCCGCTGCATCGATTTATGAACGCTACGCCGAATTCCTCCCCTGGCACCGGTTCGACCCGGCCCTTTCCCTCGGCGAAGGCGGTACTCCCCTGCTGCCGCTTCACAACTTAGCGGACGATCTCGGCCGTCCCGGGCTCCTGGCCAAGAACGAGATGATGAACCCGACCGGGAGCTTCAAAGACCGTGGCACGGTCGTGGCCGTGGCTATGGCCCTCGAGCTGGGTTTTCGCAGCGTCGGAACGATTTCGACCGGCAACATGGCCGGCTCGACTGCCGCCTATGCCGCCAAAACCGGGCTGAAGTGCCTGATCTTCGTCAAGGCCGGCACCTCGCGCGAGAAAATCACCGCCGCCGCCGTGCATGGAGCCTCCGTGATCAAGGTCCGCGGGGATTACCCCACGCTCTTCCGGCGCAGCTTCGAAATCGGCCGTGCCAGGGGCATCTATTTCATGAATTCGGTCGATCCCTTCCGGATCGAGGGCTACAAGATCGCCGGGTACGAGATCTTTGAAAGTCTCGGCCCACGCGCTTTCGACGGCCACCGGGCGGTGCGGATCTTCGTCCCTGTCAGCGCGGGCGGTCACCTGATCGGCCTGATCAGGGCTTTTCTCGATTTGAAGGAGATCGGCGCCATTCAAGCCCTGCCCCGATTCATCGGCGTGCAGGCCGCAGGCTGCGCTCCCGTGGCCCAGGCTTTCGAGCAGGGTCGGGACACGGTCAAGCGATTCCTCCGCCCGCATACGATCGCCCACGCCATCTCCAACCCTTTCCCTCCCGGAGGCGATTTGGCTCTACGGATTCTGCGGGCGGGCAAAGGGACCATGGCCGCCGTCACCGAACGCGAGATTCTGCGGGCCCAGACGCAGCTGGCGGCCCGCGAAGGATTGTTCTGCGACCCGGCCTCGGCCGTAACCTTGGCCGCCGCGCACAAGTTGGGCCCGGGGCGCGGTTTCGACGTTTTGATCCTGACAGGATCGGGTCTTAAAACCGTGGAGGATGTGGACGCCAAGGCGTTGGACGTCAGCGAGCGGAACCTGGACGATCTGTGA
- the tadA gene encoding tRNA adenosine(34) deaminase TadA, with protein sequence MMPAKIASVADVIFMRLALAQAKRAAGRGEVPVGAIVVRAGVVVALGTNRPIATNDPTAHAEIVALRLAARRAGNYRLTDCELFVTVEPCAMCLGAILQARIRRLVYGADDLKAGAVRSIVRFPIEKTNHRLLIQSGVLAEEAAQLLRDFFRARRVRS encoded by the coding sequence ATGATGCCAGCCAAGATAGCAAGCGTTGCCGACGTGATCTTCATGCGGCTGGCCCTAGCCCAGGCCAAGCGGGCGGCCGGCAGGGGCGAAGTGCCGGTCGGGGCCATCGTCGTCCGGGCCGGGGTCGTCGTCGCCCTGGGGACCAATCGGCCGATCGCGACGAACGATCCTACGGCCCACGCCGAGATCGTGGCCCTCCGCTTGGCGGCCCGGCGGGCGGGCAATTATCGCCTGACCGATTGCGAGCTGTTCGTCACTGTCGAGCCCTGCGCCATGTGCCTGGGAGCGATCCTCCAGGCCCGCATCCGCCGGCTGGTCTACGGCGCCGACGATCTCAAGGCCGGGGCGGTCCGGTCGATCGTCCGCTTCCCGATCGAAAAGACCAATCATCGGTTGCTGATCCAATCCGGCGTCCTGGCGGAAGAGGCGGCCCAACTGCTGCGGGATTTTTTCCGCGCCCGCCGGGTCCGGTCGTAG
- a CDS encoding 6-bladed beta-propeller: MKKFRCLFLVVVFLFGISSLVLVGASVLSGPTAGMERVIALPELETPRQIVVEKGKAYISDKRDILVYDLATGALVTRIGKIGQGPGEFRFMPGRMAAAPEKLVVADFPKLQYFSLEGIYQGQVDLPRLLSPYPLLPVGANFVGFPMESKNDGSLLDPAGRIFGPDLKRLRDFYGDLPAGPPPPPAPGSPEQTVKSDALLIRDYGELIVYENRIYVADSRKGFAFSIFDESGTLIREIKHPIDRVKVPGSFIDGIVKEWKASKYWEAIYSRKNPVVPEFFPDIISFKVDGGRIYAVTSAQKDGLYEVVVMDLEGKILKKEFRFPLAPNFEAAFLNGLKYDIEGNKIVWFAYNEEKEIYELHIR; the protein is encoded by the coding sequence ATGAAAAAATTCCGCTGTTTGTTTTTGGTTGTTGTTTTCCTATTCGGGATTTCAAGCCTCGTCCTGGTTGGGGCTAGCGTCCTTTCCGGCCCCACTGCCGGTATGGAACGCGTCATCGCCCTGCCCGAGCTTGAAACGCCCCGCCAAATCGTCGTCGAGAAAGGGAAGGCTTATATCTCCGATAAAAGGGATATCCTCGTCTACGATCTTGCGACGGGCGCTTTGGTGACGCGGATTGGCAAGATCGGCCAGGGACCGGGAGAATTCCGGTTCATGCCCGGTCGGATGGCTGCGGCCCCTGAGAAGCTGGTCGTCGCGGATTTCCCGAAGCTCCAATACTTCTCACTCGAAGGAATCTATCAGGGGCAGGTCGATCTACCGAGATTGCTCTCTCCCTACCCACTCCTTCCCGTCGGCGCGAATTTCGTCGGCTTCCCCATGGAATCCAAGAACGACGGCTCCCTTTTAGATCCGGCGGGACGCATCTTCGGTCCCGACCTCAAGCGGCTGAGGGACTTCTATGGCGATCTTCCGGCGGGACCGCCGCCCCCGCCGGCTCCCGGCAGTCCGGAGCAGACGGTAAAAAGCGACGCGCTCCTTATCCGGGACTACGGGGAGTTAATAGTCTACGAAAACAGGATCTACGTGGCCGATTCTCGCAAGGGCTTCGCCTTCTCGATCTTTGACGAGAGCGGGACTCTCATCCGCGAGATCAAGCACCCGATCGACAGAGTCAAGGTGCCCGGAAGCTTCATCGATGGAATCGTCAAGGAATGGAAGGCTTCCAAGTATTGGGAGGCGATCTATTCCCGCAAGAATCCCGTGGTGCCGGAGTTTTTCCCCGATATCATCAGCTTCAAAGTAGACGGAGGCCGGATCTACGCCGTCACATCGGCCCAGAAAGACGGGTTGTATGAAGTCGTGGTTATGGACCTTGAAGGGAAGATTCTCAAGAAAGAATTCCGATTCCCCCTGGCGCCGAATTTCGAAGCCGCCTTCCTCAACGGGTTGAAGTACGACATCGAGGGGAACAAGATCGTCTGGTTCGCCTACAACGAGGAAAAGGAAATCTACGAGCTGCATATCCGTTGA